The Mus caroli chromosome 15, CAROLI_EIJ_v1.1, whole genome shotgun sequence DNA segment gagaatgTAGATGTGCCTTCTTGGTGACTCAGTGTTGAAGGCATCCCCAGCCAGTTCATAAAGAAAGGGACACCATTCTCCCTCACCATTTCCTCATTCTCCCTTCTTCCTAGGTCTCACTTTGCCTCGGGGACAAGAAGGATACCAGAGAGCTCACGAGGAACAGGATGCAGAGAAACACTGGGTCCagtccctgcctccttccctacGGTAGCCCCCTCCCTACTCTTTCAGTCCCTTTCAGAACACTATCCAGGTGACCACCACATGGAAGCTTGCCCCATTCTACAGCCAGATCTGCTGGGACCCTACCATGTGCCTTTGAAGTATCACACAGAGGAAACACCTTCATTGAAATCATGACCAGCAGACAGGTAGTAGTGCTCTTGTGCTGTGTGGGGGCCTGGACAACTCATTTCTCCCCTCTGAGTTCCATGCCTGACCCCCTAGTGTTACCTCACTTAATAGGTACTGTGAGTATCTAATGAGAGCTGCACCAAGAATTCATGCAGTACCAGACACAACTAACTCTAACACCACCATGCACTGTGATTCACGCTTGGAGTCTCAGGATGCAGGAGACTGAAAGAAGGATATCATTGTAAAATGGAGGCCAGCACAACAGCTGAGCAGATAAAGCTCAGGGAAATTAATTGCTGCCCAAAGTCCTACAACTCAGGGTGgttactttgttttgagacagggtctcagaggcTGGCTTCAAGTCATGATCCTCCTCCAGACTCAgcctctggggtgctgggatcACCACCCTGACAATACTACACCCAGCTTGCTTCCGCCTCTTGTATCCTCCTTGTCTCAAATGTATCCATCTCAGTCTTCTTTCTATACTTTGtagtcttttaaagaaaacagtaaatgAGCTGTTTCTTTCTCCCGTCTCTCCTAACCCAGTCCACTCTAAACTACCTATTGAACGGAATCACTGTGTATCAATTCCAGAGGCAAAACtaatcccttctctctttctctggctcgGAGATGGCTTTTGGAAACCCTGTGTCACTCCTTTTATTACAAACTCCTCAGCCCTCCTCCAAGAACCTGGGCcactctgggattacaaatggaGCCTTCTGCCTCTAGGTCACTGGTTCTGCTACCATCTGTCAGCACGGATTGATTGAGGAGACTGGCCCTGCTCAGCACATCAGTGACTTGTGAGAACTGAGCCAGGGTGTCTGCTTCAGCTGCAGGCTGGTGTCCTTCCCAGTACTAGCTGACTCTCTTGAGCAAGGGAACAGCCCTCACCTTTATCCCTCAGCCAACTCCTGCTCTCCTTTCTCTTGGGAGGGGCCACTGGCTAAAAACTCTGACCCACCAAGAGGACAGCCTGGATTCCTACTTCACAATCCTGGGGCTTCACCTCTAGTCTTGCAGCTTTCAAAAGTCTGTGGTCGACAGAAGGGGAAAGTGCCCCCAACACTATGCAGTGCCTGTCCCACACCAGGTATCTTCCCCAGGCCAAGAGTGGAGAGGAGATACTGAGTGTGCTTAGGCACACAGGCATGGCTTAATGCTCTGGGCATGCCTTTATTCCACAGGGTCACCTGCAGTCTTTGAGGCTGCAAGCTTCCTCAGGCAAGGTGAAGAAAGGCTTTAAAGCCTCGGGTGGGGATGCCCAAGACTGTAGGTGGAGGGAACTATTGCCCCTGCTATGGACAAGAGACCTATGCCCAAAGCAGTAGAAAGAGATGACAAAGATGTGGCCCTGCAAGGCCTTGTATCTTTCTTGTGAAGGGGCCTCTGCTCACCAGCTTGCCCTTCCACTCTGCCCTACAAGATCAAAGTCATGATTCCCACTAGTCCTACTGGgctgtttgtcttttgttgttgttgttattgttgttgttgttactggaCCTTCCCACCTCTGTCTGGTGTCTGGTACACTTTGCaagaaaagacagcatattcacaAAAATTACATATCGCTGATTATGAGACAGCCAGAGGATACCAGGAACGGGGCAGACTTCCCCTTACCACCCTAATCAATGCTCGAGAGAGAACCTGATGAGATTGATACTGATGTCACACCCCACTTTACAAATGCAGCCTCTTTCAGGCAGAGCTGGAATTATCCTAGGTCCCCAGTGATTGTACTTTTAACAGTCCAGCTTCCTAGTGCTCAGGGACTACTTGGAAAAGAGGCAGACAGCTGGCAGGTCCAAAGTCTCCAGGTGACCAGAAAAAGAGACCATAGAGAACAAAGGACTTGGTGGCAGTCTCTCTCCACAGTACACTGAGGCTCTGGAGACCGACCGTCTGTGGAACTGATGCCTAGCAGAGGTCATTTTACCACAGATGAAGAAGGACCCTGAAGGGAGACAGCAGGAAACATCAGCTCTCCACCCAGCTTGAAATCCACTGAACCACTGGGCTGGAGTCTGCCTGAGCAGCCACTGACATGGAAATACCAACACAGATCACAAAGCTGGAGACCAGTATGCTCTCACCAGTGTGTACTCTTCAGCAAATCACTCCTGACTTAAGGTCTCAACTTCTTTAATTGGGATCTGGGCCATAGGAAGCaagtgttcttcctgcctctgaggaATGGGGTCCCTCCCCTAGGTGATGCTTTTTACTTCTCACTAAAAGCCTGTGAGGCACCAGTCATGATACTAAGCAGAAAGAAGCACACAGAGAGGTGAGTGACTAGTTCCAAGTGAGGCAGCCAACAGAAGGCAGAACTGGGACTGGTACCCAGCCTTCTGGCTCCAGAGCTTCCACGAAGTCACTCAGTGCTCGGGGTTAACGGTGAATGATCTGACTGTAGCGATAAAGGAGGCACAGTCTAAACATTAGCTCACTTAATCCTCGTAGCAAACCTGTGAGGTGGATACTGCTCGACCTTttgcagataaggaaactgaggtacaGCAGTTAGGAGGGGTCTGAGCTAAAAATCAGCCTGGCGAGTAGGGCTGCTAAGCCCCTGCATCGCTTCATCATGCAGTAACAATGGGAGGTTCCTTTCCATTGGGATTATTTCTGCTTGAAAGCTCAAGACTTTTAGCCACATCATTGTCTGGGCGCCACAGGAAGGCAGTGCCACATGctgaggcatgctgggaaaaGACTTTGTTCCATCCTGTTTTGTTGACATGCTCTTCATTTTTAAGCCTGAAACCCAAGTTTCCTGCTAAGAATGCAAACGGTGGGGAAAAATGCAGCCATGATAGCGGCCACTGCTTCTGAGCCACACTGTTTCTTTGGCTGAGGACTCTGTATGTGTCATTTAACCTCAGCCTTCACGAGGCCAGAGCATCGCCCCGGTTCATTTCTGAAGAGGTCCAAACTTGCTAGGAAGATGCTCAAAGATACAGAGCTACTAAGCAGTGGGTCCATCCCCTCCAAGTCTCTTGGCCACAGCAGCTGCCTTGCAGGAGGATCCTGGGGCTCTTGCACTAGATGTAATGGTGGCAATGGTTCTGTTCCGTCTTTCACCCTCACCTTGTCTAGGGCCCAGGTGGAGGGGTACAGAGCTAGGTGTTGCCTTCTCAATGAGGATGGCTCAGAAATGGGGACACTGATGTTCCTTCCCCCTCCAGAGACTTGGGAATGGCTGCCCTGCCAGCCAAACCAATTGTCTTCTAGAAAAAGATATATCATGTGAGAAGTCTCATTACTGCCTTGCATCTATCTCTCTGATAGCTCTCAAGGACAACTGCCAAGCACATGTGTGATGCCTTGGGAACAGAAAGCAGCAGGAATCATGGATTCTCCAACTCACCACCAGTCCTTGACTCCAGCCTCTCTTTTGTGAGCCACTCATCCCTACCGCCAATTCACTGCAGTCCCATGAGTACTTCTGCCTGGCTAAACAGTGTGCAGTGGCTTCCAAAGTCCCACTCTCCTGGACACAAAGCCCTCTCTTGGCTTAACTCGAAGTGCCAACCTCCACTCCCTTGTTTCATTGTCTCTGCCAAACCAAACAAGTTGTGTCCCTGGCCTAGCCTATTCCCAGAGGCAGAGGAGCCTGCCTCCACAGAGACTAAGGTATTTCTACCTTGCTTTTTCAGGTCCAACTCAAATGCTGCCTCCTTAataaccattcattcattcattcactcaacacTGGCTGAGTCTTTATCATATTCCAAGCATTGAATAAAGGGTCCTtgttgtcatgatgtttgtggtcCTATGAGGCTTCATGTTGAGGCTGGATAAGTTCCAGGGAGAGGTGCTGCATGGAcaaaggccctgaggcaggaagaagcaaagacagcagaaagggggaggaggcaggcagtACAGGGCAAAGGAAAGTAGAGGTTCAGCCGCCTCACGGTGTGGTCACAGGCTTGGGACTTTATCCCAAGGTAAAAGAAGCCATGGGTTCTTAGACGGCACCACAAATCCACCTTTCCGGCTGCCCAAGCCTGCCACATCCCTGTCTCTGACCTTTGAGGACGATTTCACATCCTTCCTCCTAGGCTGAGCTCAAGGGCAGTACTGGCCTCTGACCAAATAGTTTCATCCCTATTAACTGACCCAGTGCCTGGAACAAGGAACTGTTCAGAAAGCCCAGTTGCATGACCTGCGTGACCACATATCCCCTCTAGGGGCAAGGCTGCCTAAGGGACCTTCCTCATTCTCTGTAACTCAAGTTACAGAGTCCAGAGGTTTCAGGGAAGCCAAAACTCAGAAGCCCTTGAGAGCAGACCAAGCTTTGACGGATGTCCATGCCCACCATCAGCAAATGAACGAACTTTAGTCATCATGCGAAGGACCAGAAACCAAAATGAAAGTTGTCATAGCTGCTTACAATGCACATTCCACATGAGCAATCCCAGAGTCAACCTTCTAAGGTGAGGTCAGATATTGCCCTGATTTCAGATGAGGacgggaggaggggggggggtcatGAAAACAAAGCCAAGACTAGCACCTGTAGCAcctgacctgagttcagactccCTGTGTCCTCCTAGAGGGCTAATCGTCTTTCCAGGCATTTCTTTCACAACTGTTTCCAGCTGACATACTTCATCAGGATGTCATTCACACCAGCAGTGGGAGCCAGCACACCAGTTCTCAGCAGCTCTGCCACTCTGGATCAGAACTGAATGCACGCTCAGCTCCCAGGCACCAAGGCTGGCCACTTAGCCAGGGCAGAGAGGCTTAGGCCTGGCCTGTTGCAGGTACTCAGTCAACACTGAGTGTGAACGGAGGCACCTGAGCTGACTCGGGAGATAACAAAGGAAAATATGCCTGCAGCTTTCACATGCACTAGCCTCCATGCTGAATTATTTCCTGTGCTAACCCGCAACATTCACACTACAGTGCTGTGAGCCAGCGCCAATCTGGTTCCCACTGACAGGGGTGTATACAAACAAAGGCAACAGGCAGTGGTGAGCACATAGCCTGAGGATGCCAGGTAGCAAGTGACCAAGACAGTATCTGAGCCTAAGCAActccatgtgtgtgaatgtgtacagaAACATCTTGGCCAAGAGGGAACGAATGTTCCTGAAGAGCCACAGCCATGTGATGCACACCTTCTCGTACACCTGATTATCAGTCTATCCCCGCAGCAAGCAATGGCAAACTCGCACAGTAACCCCATCccaagtctctgcctcctgaagctCCTGTCGGTAGTCTCTGGCCTCCCAGCATCTtagcctgcttctctctctcctccatcttcctcagtAGCCTCACACGGACTGGACGGCTGTTCTGAGGAAGTAAGGTGCCACAACTACCCAGCACAGGCTCAGTGGAACTGAGTAGCTGGTTCTGAAGCTCGTGCTGGCGGGAGGAGGTAGTGCTCATGACCTCTGGGATCCTCCATGGTAGTCAGTCACCTCCCAGAGCCATCTGTGGCCAGCTCCCAAACCCCACAATACCCAGTCCCTGGATGTATTCACATATGGTACAGGCCACAGTACTGAGCAGCCCTGTTTTCTTAGAGGAAGGCTAGATGCTCCTGGGCCCCTCTCCTAGCCTTCGTACAGTGCCAGTGGGGAGTAGTAGTAGGCAAGCCAGGCAGAATGAGAGAAGAACATCCTTTCTAGACAAACCAGTGGGCAGATGATACTGCCCAAGGCACTGCCTACATGGAAGCCATCCAAGAAAATCAGCAAGAGGAAAATCAGAGCCCTTCAAGGAAGCAGGAAACCTAAGTAGACCTAAGCCCTCTCCACAAATAAGGGGTCTGAGGTCCAGGATGAGGTCATGCCACATTCAGGGCTACTCAGTGTTATCAGTGGCTCATTTGCAATGGTGGGTGGGCCTTGCTGATCTCCAGGGCTCACACTCTAGCAAACTACTTCCCCCTGGTCTTGCCTGCAGAAACCAGAGATGTAGGTTCAGCCTCATCTAGAAAATGCCAAGTTTCTAGAGCCCTTCCCCTGCACTTTCAGCTCTGGGCTACCTATACCTTCATGCTGCCCTAACAGAGCTCTCTCTCAGGGCAGGGAGAGACCATTAAAGTAGGCTATTGGGCCATGCCTTCCCAGTTTACAGTTAAGTGCCATTATAACTCAGCACGATAACCACTCCCATTTCCTagctagggaaactgaggtttgGAGGGATTATGCAGATACCTAGATATCCAGGCACTGAGCCTTCACTCTCCTGGACTGTCCTCTCTTCAAGCTGTTTCCAAGTGCCTGCTAGCCCAGGGAGCAAAGCTCTAAGATGGTTGGTCTGAGAAAATTAAGTCCTGTAACCTTCATCAGAGCCCTTCGATATGCTTGTTACTACCACCCCAGGACACCAAGACTCGAGGCACAAGACCAGTCTGAACAGAGACTAAATCTAAGCAGCCTGGCCTTAAGGCTTTGACCACCTTCTATGCTACCACTTTGGTCCAACCTAGGTCTGGGGAACTAGCCAGCCAGACTCAGTAGGAGCTTCAGGTCACCCCAGGGGTCCAGTTTGGAGATGCAGCTCCAGGAACCTGCCTCAAAACTCTCCAAATCACTTCCCTCAGAATTGTTGCCTCCAGCTCTGAAAGTAGCCTGTCTGGCCTAGGAATGCAGCACCGCCCCCCTTCCaaccctgcctcccccacccccacccccccccc contains these protein-coding regions:
- the LOC110310130 gene encoding putative HTLV-1-related endogenous sequence: MASGVRAAAPPAPAGPSRARSKPGPPPRVPRPQPAAKRPATPVSAGLPRAWTPQHLRPQRPGLTLPRGQEGYQRAHEEQDAEKHWVQSLPPSLRSQGQLPSTCVMPWEQKAAGIMDSPTHHQSLTPASLL